From a single Candidatus Brevundimonas phytovorans genomic region:
- a CDS encoding NlpC/P60 family protein: MSDALDLIPPGAPLILRDGDRVVLAEQALEGLMRAEAYRRTEAMHCRVPVADIVSDTEQRTDQLLYGEAFDVLHRQGDRVWGRARRDGVVGWVALDALSPGAPLARRRVASVTAALPLNALVGEAAEGLSEADLQPVGDFEREPVAVAERLLGRPHALGARSSFETDCSGLVQQALLACGLPGPRRSDAQADLGRPIARDAAQRGDLVVWMAPNRDHDWTGHSAIMVDADQVIHATGVRGGVVIEALAEVETRLTGEGFASAVFRRI, encoded by the coding sequence TTGTCCGACGCCCTCGACCTGATCCCGCCCGGCGCGCCCCTGATCCTTCGGGACGGGGATCGCGTCGTGCTGGCTGAACAGGCGCTGGAAGGTCTGATGCGGGCCGAGGCCTATCGCCGGACCGAGGCCATGCATTGCCGGGTTCCGGTCGCGGACATCGTGTCGGACACCGAGCAGCGCACGGATCAACTGTTGTACGGCGAGGCCTTTGACGTTCTGCATCGTCAAGGCGACCGCGTCTGGGGCCGCGCGCGTCGCGACGGCGTGGTCGGCTGGGTGGCCCTCGACGCCCTGTCCCCCGGCGCGCCCCTGGCCCGCCGCCGCGTGGCCTCCGTCACCGCCGCCCTGCCGCTGAACGCCCTGGTGGGCGAGGCTGCCGAAGGACTGAGCGAGGCTGATCTTCAACCCGTCGGCGATTTCGAGCGCGAGCCGGTCGCCGTGGCCGAACGCCTGCTGGGCCGCCCGCACGCCCTGGGCGCCCGCTCCTCGTTCGAGACCGATTGTTCGGGCCTGGTGCAACAGGCCCTGCTGGCCTGCGGTCTGCCCGGCCCGCGCCGCTCCGACGCCCAGGCCGATCTGGGGCGTCCCATCGCGCGAGACGCCGCCCAGCGCGGCGACCTCGTCGTCTGGATGGCGCCGAACCGCGACCACGACTGGACCGGCCATTCGGCCATCATGGTCGACGCCGATCAGGTCATCCACGCGACCGGCGTGCGCGGCGGCGTGGTCATCGAAGCCCTGGCCGAGGTCGAGACCCGGCTGACCGGCGAGGGCTTCGCATCGGCCGTCTTCCGGCGGATCTAA
- a CDS encoding DNA polymerase III subunit gamma/tau, producing MSDVDPSLDGPPWEEDVPERDENTDDMFGAPAAAPEPVAAPVAAPAPTPATAPAKAEPFADEPADDGAYKVLARKYRPRTFEDLIGQEAMVRTLTNAFATGRIAHAFMLTGVRGVGKTTTARLLARALNNETDVIDKPSLSLTAHGRHDASIMAGQHMDVMEMDAASHTGVNDIRDILESVRYAPVEARYKVYVLDEVHMLSTQAFNALLKTLEEPPPHAKFIFATTEIRKVPVTILSRCQRFDLRRVEPEVLVGHLGRIAEREGMKIEQEALALISRAAEGSVRDGLSLLDQALVQAESGATVQTATVRDMLGLADRTQTIALFESVMAGRTAEALENFRTLYGYGADPVQVTNDLLEHCHAASVAKMLGPNATRLPNDQAQKLAAMGAAISAGTLSRTWQMLLKALDEVRRAPNPADAVEMALVRLAYAADLPGPEEALKAIQSGGTLPGGGAGGPRGGGSGGGGGASAMLAPRPMAQPALPDPQTFEAVVALIGEKREITLQMDVERYVRPVSFKPGAIVYEPAQGSPVDLARRLASRLKEWTGRTWLIAANGQGGGETLIEVEKKARSARRAAVEADPFVVSIMQAFPGAEIKDIKTLAPAVEMPAIPEDDEAGEDD from the coding sequence ATGAGCGACGTCGATCCGAGTCTTGATGGCCCTCCCTGGGAGGAGGACGTTCCCGAGCGGGACGAGAACACCGACGACATGTTCGGCGCGCCTGCTGCTGCGCCTGAACCTGTAGCGGCGCCCGTCGCCGCGCCCGCTCCGACGCCTGCCACCGCGCCCGCCAAGGCCGAGCCCTTTGCGGACGAGCCCGCCGACGACGGCGCCTACAAGGTTCTGGCGCGCAAATACCGCCCGCGCACCTTCGAGGACCTGATCGGCCAGGAGGCCATGGTCAGGACCCTGACCAACGCCTTCGCTACGGGCCGCATCGCCCACGCCTTCATGCTGACCGGGGTGCGGGGCGTCGGCAAGACGACGACCGCCCGCCTGCTGGCCCGCGCCCTGAACAACGAAACCGACGTCATCGACAAGCCGTCGCTGAGCCTGACGGCGCACGGTCGTCACGACGCCTCGATCATGGCCGGCCAGCACATGGACGTCATGGAGATGGACGCCGCCTCGCACACGGGCGTCAACGATATCCGCGACATCCTCGAGAGCGTCCGCTACGCCCCGGTCGAGGCTCGCTACAAGGTCTATGTCCTCGACGAGGTCCATATGCTGTCGACGCAGGCGTTCAACGCCCTGCTGAAGACGCTGGAAGAACCGCCGCCCCACGCCAAATTCATCTTCGCCACCACCGAGATCCGCAAGGTTCCGGTGACGATCCTCAGCCGCTGCCAGCGCTTCGACCTGCGTCGCGTCGAGCCCGAGGTCCTGGTCGGCCATCTGGGCCGCATCGCCGAACGCGAGGGCATGAAGATCGAGCAGGAGGCGCTGGCGCTGATTTCGCGCGCGGCCGAAGGCTCGGTCCGCGACGGCCTCAGCCTGCTGGACCAGGCCCTGGTTCAGGCCGAGAGCGGCGCGACGGTGCAGACCGCGACCGTGCGCGACATGCTGGGCCTGGCCGACCGGACCCAGACCATCGCCCTGTTCGAATCCGTCATGGCTGGGCGCACGGCCGAGGCGTTGGAGAATTTCCGCACCCTTTACGGCTATGGCGCCGATCCGGTGCAGGTGACGAACGACCTGCTGGAGCATTGCCACGCGGCCTCGGTCGCCAAGATGCTGGGCCCGAACGCCACCCGCCTGCCCAATGATCAGGCGCAGAAACTCGCCGCCATGGGCGCGGCGATTTCCGCCGGGACCCTGTCGCGCACCTGGCAGATGCTGCTCAAGGCGCTGGATGAGGTGCGGCGGGCGCCGAACCCGGCGGATGCGGTGGAAATGGCCCTCGTGCGTCTGGCCTACGCCGCTGACCTGCCGGGACCGGAAGAGGCGCTGAAGGCCATCCAGTCGGGCGGAACCCTGCCGGGCGGCGGCGCGGGCGGTCCGCGCGGCGGCGGCTCTGGAGGCGGCGGGGGCGCCTCGGCCATGCTGGCGCCGCGGCCCATGGCCCAGCCGGCCTTGCCTGATCCCCAGACCTTCGAGGCCGTGGTCGCCCTGATCGGGGAAAAGCGTGAAATCACGCTGCAGATGGACGTCGAACGCTATGTCCGGCCGGTGTCGTTCAAGCCGGGCGCCATCGTCTATGAGCCCGCCCAGGGCTCGCCGGTCGATCTGGCGCGGCGTCTGGCCTCGCGGCTCAAGGAATGGACCGGCCGCACCTGGCTGATCGCCGCCAACGGCCAGGGCGGCGGCGAGACCCTGATCGAGGTCGAGAAAAAGGCCCGCTCCGCCCGCCGTGCGGCGGTCGAGGCGGACCCCTTCGTGGTGTCCATCATGCAGGCCTTCCCCGGCGCCGAGATCAAGGACATCAAGACCCTGGCGCCGGCGGTGGAAATGCCCGCCATCCCTGAGGATGACGAGGCGGGCGAGGACGACTGA
- a CDS encoding 3-deoxy-manno-octulosonate cytidylyltransferase: MNPLIMIPARMAATRLPDKPLADIGGKPMIVRAWEQAARSGFRVAVAAGDPEIVAAVEGAGGLAVLTDPDLPSGSDRIRAAVEAVDPDGAHDIIINIQGDMPFASPDLARACADLLGRESACDIATLVATEAETSDRTNPDVVKAVLALPEGETSGRALYFTRSTLYGDGPIWRHVGIYGYRREALMRFCAAPPSPLERREKLEQLRALEMGLQIWASVIDEAPLSVDNPADLEAARALA; this comes from the coding sequence ATGAATCCCCTGATAATGATACCCGCTCGCATGGCGGCGACCCGTTTGCCCGACAAGCCCCTGGCCGATATCGGCGGCAAGCCGATGATCGTGCGGGCCTGGGAACAGGCCGCCCGGTCCGGCTTCCGCGTCGCCGTGGCGGCAGGCGATCCCGAGATCGTCGCGGCGGTCGAGGGGGCCGGCGGCCTGGCTGTCCTGACCGATCCCGACCTGCCCAGCGGCTCGGACCGCATCCGCGCGGCGGTCGAGGCTGTCGATCCTGACGGCGCCCACGACATCATCATCAACATTCAGGGCGACATGCCCTTCGCCTCGCCCGATCTGGCGCGCGCCTGCGCCGATCTGCTGGGCCGCGAATCAGCCTGCGACATCGCGACCCTGGTGGCGACCGAGGCCGAGACGTCGGACCGCACCAACCCTGACGTGGTCAAGGCCGTCCTGGCCCTGCCGGAAGGCGAGACCAGCGGCCGCGCCCTCTATTTCACCCGTTCGACCCTCTATGGCGACGGCCCCATCTGGCGCCACGTCGGCATCTACGGCTATCGCCGCGAGGCCCTGATGCGCTTTTGCGCCGCCCCGCCGTCGCCGCTGGAGAGGCGCGAAAAGTTGGAACAACTGCGGGCGCTTGAGATGGGGCTGCAGATCTGGGCCTCGGTGATCGACGAAGCCCCGCTGTCAGTCGACAATCCGGCGGATCTGGAGGCGGCGCGGGCTCTGGCCTGA
- a CDS encoding tetratricopeptide repeat protein: MSRTAAAAATMTLALMSLSGAVQAQTAAPAAASAPARQAADAATRASYDRADALSRSVFWSQQQQINPMDPVAGVKTAQALRELGQFDQAAETAQAVLTIQPANVEAMLEVGRAHIARGQAFYGIAALEQAKAAAPRDWRPLSLLGVAYQQVRRPDDAKTAWTEALRLSPDNPDVLTNAAIARMGEGDAPSAEILLRRAAAQPGATMKVRQNLALSLGLQGKTAEAEQILRRDLPPEVADANLRWLAERTAAASASASASAGVVVPVADTGTARTWSSLQGG; this comes from the coding sequence ATGTCGCGCACCGCCGCCGCCGCCGCAACCATGACGCTGGCTCTTATGAGCCTGTCGGGCGCCGTTCAGGCCCAGACCGCCGCCCCCGCAGCGGCGTCGGCCCCTGCGCGCCAGGCCGCCGACGCCGCGACGCGCGCCAGCTATGACCGCGCCGACGCCCTCAGCCGCTCGGTCTTCTGGTCGCAGCAGCAACAGATCAATCCGATGGACCCGGTCGCCGGGGTCAAGACGGCCCAGGCCCTGCGTGAACTCGGCCAGTTCGATCAGGCCGCCGAGACGGCGCAAGCCGTGCTGACCATTCAGCCCGCCAATGTCGAGGCCATGCTGGAAGTCGGCCGCGCCCACATTGCGCGCGGTCAGGCCTTCTACGGCATCGCCGCGCTGGAGCAGGCCAAGGCCGCCGCGCCGCGCGACTGGCGCCCCCTGTCGCTGCTGGGCGTGGCCTATCAGCAGGTGCGGCGTCCCGACGACGCCAAGACCGCGTGGACCGAGGCCCTGCGCCTGTCTCCCGACAACCCCGATGTCCTGACCAACGCCGCCATCGCCCGCATGGGGGAGGGCGACGCGCCTTCGGCCGAAATCCTGTTGCGTCGCGCCGCCGCCCAGCCGGGCGCCACGATGAAGGTGCGCCAGAACCTGGCCCTGTCGCTGGGCCTGCAAGGCAAGACCGCCGAGGCCGAACAGATCCTGCGCCGCGACCTGCCGCCCGAGGTGGCCGACGCCAACCTGCGCTGGCTGGCCGAGCGCACGGCGGCGGCATCGGCTTCGGCTTCGGCTTCGGCAGGGGTGGTGGTCCCGGTCGCCGACACGGGCACGGCTCGCACCTGGTCGTCGCTCCAGGGCGGCTGA
- the thrS gene encoding threonine--tRNA ligase: protein MIELKFPDGAVRQYPAGSTGRDVAAAISPSLAKKAALVVWNGEQRDLDRVIDGDGDFRLLMRDDPEALETIRHDAAHVLAQAVQELFPGTQVTIGPAIEDGFYYDFARDEPFSTDDFAKIEKKMGEIIDRGAPLERQVWDRDTAIKHFESVGETYKAELIRDLPGTETITVYKQGEWADLCRGPHFPTTKFVGKAFKLTKLAGAYWRGDSSRAQLQRIYGTAWATKEDLDAYLLRIEEAEKRDHRKLGRAMELFHMQEEGRGMVFWHPKGWVLWRVLEAYMRRRLDASGYVEVKTPQVLDRKFWEASGHWEKYRPNMFVCETVEGETLSLKPMNCPGHVQIFDQGQRSYRELPLRMAEFGACHRYEPSGSLHGLMRVRGFTQDDAHIFCREDQIVDETAEFIKLAQSVHADLGMETAYINLATRPDVRAGSDEFWDKAEAQMAEAARHAGVDVVIAEGDGAFYAPKLDFIVKDAIGREWTCGTIQLDYVLPDRLDATYIAEDGQKHRPVMLHRAILGSFERFIGIMIENYAGAFPLWLAPTQAVVATITSDADGYAEEVVAKFRAAGLRTEIDLRNEKINYKIREHSVGKVPAIAVVGRKEAEEGKVAIRRLGSQAQTIVTVEEAIAILTDEALAPDLKRLRDGHA, encoded by the coding sequence ATGATCGAACTGAAATTCCCCGACGGCGCCGTGCGTCAGTATCCGGCCGGCTCGACGGGTCGCGACGTGGCTGCGGCCATCTCACCTTCGCTGGCCAAGAAGGCGGCCCTGGTCGTCTGGAACGGCGAGCAGCGCGACCTGGACCGCGTCATCGACGGCGACGGCGACTTCCGCCTGCTGATGCGCGACGATCCCGAGGCGCTGGAGACCATTCGTCACGACGCCGCCCACGTGCTGGCCCAGGCGGTGCAGGAGTTGTTCCCCGGCACCCAGGTCACGATCGGCCCGGCGATCGAGGACGGCTTCTATTACGACTTCGCCCGCGACGAGCCCTTCTCGACCGACGACTTCGCCAAGATCGAAAAGAAGATGGGCGAGATCATCGACCGGGGCGCTCCGCTGGAGCGTCAGGTCTGGGACCGCGACACGGCGATCAAGCATTTCGAGTCGGTGGGCGAGACCTACAAGGCCGAACTGATCCGCGACCTGCCGGGGACGGAGACCATCACCGTCTACAAGCAGGGCGAATGGGCCGACCTGTGCCGGGGACCGCACTTCCCCACGACCAAGTTCGTCGGCAAGGCCTTCAAGCTGACCAAGCTGGCCGGCGCCTACTGGCGCGGGGATTCCAGCCGCGCCCAGCTGCAGCGCATCTACGGCACCGCCTGGGCGACCAAGGAGGACCTGGACGCCTATCTGCTGCGCATCGAAGAGGCCGAGAAGCGCGACCACCGCAAGCTGGGCCGCGCCATGGAGCTCTTCCATATGCAGGAAGAGGGCCGCGGCATGGTCTTCTGGCACCCCAAGGGCTGGGTCCTGTGGCGCGTGCTGGAGGCCTATATGCGCCGCCGCCTGGACGCCTCGGGCTATGTCGAGGTCAAGACGCCCCAGGTTCTGGACCGCAAGTTCTGGGAGGCCTCGGGCCACTGGGAGAAGTACCGCCCCAACATGTTCGTCTGCGAGACGGTGGAGGGCGAGACCCTTTCGCTCAAGCCGATGAACTGCCCCGGTCACGTGCAGATCTTCGATCAGGGCCAGCGCTCCTATCGTGAACTGCCGCTGCGCATGGCCGAGTTCGGCGCCTGCCACCGTTATGAGCCGTCCGGTTCGCTGCACGGCCTGATGCGCGTGCGCGGCTTCACCCAGGACGACGCCCACATCTTCTGCCGCGAAGACCAGATCGTCGACGAGACGGCCGAGTTCATCAAGCTGGCCCAGTCGGTCCACGCAGACCTCGGCATGGAGACGGCCTACATCAACCTGGCCACCCGTCCCGACGTCCGCGCCGGATCGGACGAGTTCTGGGACAAGGCCGAGGCCCAGATGGCCGAAGCCGCTCGTCACGCCGGGGTCGATGTGGTGATCGCCGAGGGCGACGGCGCCTTCTACGCGCCCAAGCTGGACTTCATCGTCAAGGACGCCATCGGCCGCGAATGGACCTGCGGCACGATCCAGCTGGACTATGTCCTGCCTGACCGTCTGGACGCGACCTACATCGCCGAGGACGGCCAGAAGCACCGCCCGGTCATGCTGCACCGCGCGATCCTGGGGTCGTTCGAGCGCTTCATCGGCATCATGATCGAGAACTACGCCGGGGCCTTCCCCCTGTGGCTGGCGCCGACCCAGGCCGTGGTGGCCACCATCACCTCGGACGCCGACGGCTATGCCGAGGAAGTCGTCGCCAAGTTCCGCGCCGCGGGCCTGCGCACCGAGATCGATCTGCGCAACGAGAAGATCAACTACAAGATCCGCGAACACTCGGTCGGCAAGGTGCCCGCCATCGCCGTCGTCGGCCGCAAGGAGGCCGAGGAGGGCAAGGTCGCCATTCGCCGCCTGGGCAGCCAGGCCCAGACCATCGTCACCGTCGAGGAGGCCATCGCCATCCTGACCGACGAGGCCCTGGCCCCGGACCTGAAACGTCTCCGCGACGGTCACGCCTGA
- a CDS encoding iron-sulfur cluster assembly scaffold protein, protein MIDDLYSARILSLAANLPHSGRLAAPQGTAERVAKLCGSKATVDVILDAEGRIKEFAQAVKACALGQAAAGVVGESILGASASEILEARDAMLAMLKSGGDGPVGRFEGLRVLKQVADYPARHASTMVALEATLDAVNQALEKHHSDTRTRLAGAA, encoded by the coding sequence ATGATCGACGACCTCTACAGCGCGCGCATCCTGTCGCTGGCGGCCAACCTGCCCCACAGCGGGCGGCTGGCCGCGCCGCAAGGGACGGCCGAGCGGGTGGCCAAGCTGTGCGGGTCCAAGGCCACGGTGGACGTGATCCTCGACGCTGAGGGCCGCATCAAGGAGTTCGCCCAGGCGGTGAAGGCCTGCGCCCTGGGTCAGGCGGCGGCGGGCGTGGTGGGCGAGAGCATCCTCGGCGCCTCGGCGTCGGAGATCCTTGAGGCCAGAGACGCCATGCTGGCCATGCTGAAATCCGGCGGCGACGGCCCGGTCGGGCGCTTCGAAGGGCTGCGGGTGCTCAAGCAGGTCGCGGACTATCCGGCGCGCCACGCCTCGACCATGGTGGCGCTGGAGGCCACGCTGGACGCGGTCAATCAAGCGCTCGAAAAGCACCACAGCGATACGCGAACTCGTCTCGCCGGCGCGGCCTGA
- the nudC gene encoding NAD(+) diphosphatase has translation MPHTNVFSGNPLDRSGDLRNDAAWLGEQEANPEALAMVLWEGRPLVEDHEGGQRLVWLSLGHGRDLVPDRDIFLGLWKGAPVFAIEFEGSIDPTSGPAGGLGQFLEMRAAAAALPEADVAIAGTAKSLFDWRRRHGFCAACGKATDQASGGWRRVCAACGVEHFPRVDPVVIMLPVYKGGAEPRCLLGRQAAWPEGRMSALAGFMEPGESIEEACAREVMEEAGLTVSSVAYHSSQPWPFPAQLMIGLIAEVTTEDAAPDQTELEAVAWLTRAECRAVLAGTHGTIHAPPPFAIARRLLETWANEAA, from the coding sequence ATGCCCCATACCAACGTCTTCTCCGGCAATCCGCTCGACCGCTCGGGCGACCTTCGCAACGACGCCGCCTGGCTGGGCGAGCAGGAAGCCAATCCCGAGGCCCTGGCCATGGTGCTGTGGGAGGGGCGGCCCCTGGTCGAGGATCATGAGGGCGGGCAGCGGCTGGTCTGGCTGTCGCTGGGCCACGGCCGTGATCTGGTCCCCGACCGCGACATCTTCCTGGGCCTTTGGAAGGGGGCGCCGGTCTTCGCCATCGAGTTCGAGGGTTCGATCGACCCGACCAGCGGTCCCGCCGGCGGCCTGGGTCAGTTTCTCGAGATGCGCGCGGCCGCCGCCGCCCTGCCGGAAGCCGATGTCGCCATCGCCGGCACGGCCAAGAGCCTGTTCGACTGGCGTCGCCGTCACGGCTTCTGCGCCGCCTGCGGCAAGGCCACGGATCAGGCCTCGGGCGGCTGGCGGCGGGTCTGCGCAGCCTGCGGGGTCGAGCATTTCCCGCGCGTCGATCCGGTCGTCATCATGCTGCCGGTCTATAAGGGCGGCGCCGAACCGCGCTGCCTGCTGGGGCGTCAGGCCGCCTGGCCCGAGGGCCGGATGTCGGCCCTGGCCGGCTTCATGGAGCCCGGCGAATCCATCGAGGAGGCCTGCGCCCGCGAGGTGATGGAGGAGGCGGGGCTGACGGTGTCGAGCGTGGCCTATCACTCCAGCCAGCCCTGGCCCTTCCCGGCGCAACTGATGATCGGCCTGATCGCCGAGGTCACGACCGAGGACGCCGCCCCCGATCAGACCGAGCTGGAAGCCGTGGCCTGGCTGACGCGGGCCGAGTGCCGGGCGGTGTTGGCGGGCACGCATGGGACGATCCATGCGCCGCCGCCGTTCGCCATTGCCCGGCGGTTGCTGGAGACCTGGGCCAACGAGGCGGCGTAA
- a CDS encoding cytochrome c family protein codes for MSGDLKWNKIMGACLGTAFVILVVQQVSGMVYHTKQPEKMGYFVDAPEESAGAEPAALPIDWGTVLPTADLAAGEAAFARCQACHDAHNGGADKIGPNLYGVIGGPVMHRAGFAYSDAMAKHKAEAPTWGYDQIDAFLTAPGRYVPGTKMSFAGIRDEKTRINLIAWLRTQGSGGFAIPASDPARQPGAAAAPAADGAAPADAAAAPAEGAAAAEAPAAAPAA; via the coding sequence ATGAGCGGCGATCTGAAGTGGAACAAGATTATGGGCGCGTGCCTGGGCACCGCCTTTGTCATCCTGGTGGTCCAGCAAGTTTCGGGCATGGTCTATCACACCAAGCAGCCTGAAAAGATGGGCTACTTCGTGGACGCGCCGGAAGAATCCGCGGGCGCCGAGCCGGCCGCCTTGCCGATCGACTGGGGCACGGTCCTGCCGACCGCCGACCTGGCCGCTGGTGAAGCCGCCTTCGCGCGCTGCCAGGCCTGCCACGACGCCCACAACGGCGGCGCCGACAAGATCGGTCCGAACCTGTACGGCGTCATCGGCGGCCCGGTCATGCACCGCGCCGGCTTCGCCTATTCGGACGCTATGGCCAAGCACAAGGCCGAGGCCCCGACCTGGGGCTATGACCAGATCGACGCCTTCCTGACCGCGCCGGGCCGTTACGTCCCGGGCACCAAGATGTCCTTCGCCGGCATCCGCGACGAGAAGACCCGCATCAACCTGATCGCCTGGCTGCGCACGCAGGGCTCGGGCGGCTTCGCCATCCCGGCCTCGGACCCGGCCCGCCAACCGGGCGCCGCTGCGGCCCCGGCGGCTGACGGCGCGGCTCCGGCTGACGCCGCCGCCGCTCCGGCGGAAGGCGCAGCTGCGGCTGAAGCGCCTGCGGCGGCCCCCGCCGCCTAA
- the yidD gene encoding membrane protein insertion efficiency factor YidD, protein MSLYERSVRAAHRGYKVTLSPFFGQSCRFLPTCSDYGRDALLQHGPVRGGWLTVRRLCKCHPFGGSGYDPVPPAKIEKERPS, encoded by the coding sequence ATGTCTCTCTACGAACGCAGCGTCCGCGCGGCCCATCGGGGCTACAAGGTGACGCTGTCCCCCTTCTTCGGCCAGTCGTGCCGGTTTCTACCGACCTGTTCGGACTATGGGCGCGACGCCCTGCTCCAGCACGGTCCGGTTCGGGGGGGATGGCTCACCGTGCGCCGTCTCTGTAAATGCCATCCCTTCGGCGGTTCGGGCTATGATCCCGTGCCGCCCGCCAAGATCGAAAAAGAACGACCGTCATGA
- a CDS encoding leucyl aminopeptidase family protein: MSVAHSDLLIAASDSARPVRVVPQGQTLTGKSAAWAEANGFSGKAGQLLIVPGDDGAASEVLFGAGETFEPMSARSLPTRLPAGDWRLDGVEGEAAQQAALAFALGGYLFDRYKARPERGRARLVGPAGLDLTETLNIAAAAALAREMVDTPAADMGPLQIETIAREIAQGSGATLTVTTGDALLEDNYPAVHAVGRAAAPHRAPRVLEIGWKLDQTDLPLVALVGKGVVFDTGGLDLKPAAGMRNMKKDMGGSAHALALGRLIMQADLPVRLVVLVAAVENAVSADAFRPGDILSSRKGLTIEIGNTDAEGRLILADVLTRASEHNPDLTLDFATLTGAARMALGPELPPLYTDDEALAEGILSAGRAVGDPLWRMPLWAGYRASLESEIADVRNDSAAWAQAGSVTAALFLQKFAPTTGSWAHMDIFAWNPRARPGHPEGGEAQALRACYRYLRDRFAK; encoded by the coding sequence ATGTCCGTCGCACACTCCGACCTGCTGATCGCCGCTTCCGACAGCGCCCGCCCGGTGCGCGTGGTCCCGCAGGGGCAGACCCTGACCGGCAAGTCGGCGGCCTGGGCCGAGGCCAACGGCTTCAGCGGCAAGGCGGGCCAGCTGCTGATCGTCCCCGGCGACGACGGCGCGGCGTCTGAGGTCCTGTTCGGCGCGGGCGAGACCTTTGAGCCGATGAGCGCGCGGTCGCTGCCGACCCGTCTGCCCGCCGGCGACTGGCGTCTCGACGGCGTCGAGGGCGAGGCGGCCCAGCAGGCGGCATTGGCCTTCGCCCTCGGCGGCTATCTGTTCGACCGCTACAAGGCCCGACCCGAGCGGGGGCGCGCCCGGCTGGTGGGGCCGGCGGGCCTCGACCTGACCGAGACCCTGAACATCGCCGCCGCCGCCGCCCTGGCCCGCGAGATGGTCGACACCCCCGCCGCCGACATGGGGCCGCTGCAGATCGAGACCATCGCCCGCGAGATCGCGCAAGGCTCGGGCGCGACCCTGACCGTCACCACCGGCGACGCCCTGCTGGAGGATAACTACCCCGCCGTTCACGCCGTCGGTCGCGCCGCCGCCCCGCACCGCGCGCCGCGCGTGCTGGAGATCGGCTGGAAGCTGGATCAGACGGACCTGCCGCTGGTGGCTCTGGTCGGCAAGGGGGTGGTGTTCGACACCGGCGGTCTGGACCTCAAGCCCGCCGCCGGGATGCGCAACATGAAGAAGGACATGGGCGGTTCGGCCCATGCGCTCGCGCTGGGCCGTCTGATCATGCAGGCCGATCTGCCCGTGCGACTGGTGGTGCTGGTCGCCGCCGTCGAAAATGCGGTGTCCGCCGACGCCTTCCGTCCCGGCGATATTCTGTCGAGCCGCAAGGGCCTGACCATCGAGATCGGCAACACCGACGCGGAGGGCCGCCTGATCCTGGCTGATGTCCTGACGCGGGCCAGCGAGCACAACCCCGATCTGACGCTGGACTTCGCCACCCTGACCGGGGCGGCGCGCATGGCGCTCGGCCCCGAACTTCCGCCCCTCTATACCGACGACGAGGCCCTGGCCGAGGGCATCCTCAGCGCCGGGCGGGCGGTGGGCGATCCCCTGTGGCGGATGCCTTTGTGGGCCGGCTATCGCGCCTCGCTGGAGAGCGAGATCGCCGATGTCAGAAATGATTCCGCGGCCTGGGCCCAGGCCGGATCGGTGACGGCGGCCCTCTTCCTGCAAAAGTTCGCGCCGACCACGGGGTCGTGGGCCCACATGGACATCTTCGCCTGGAACCCGCGCGCCCGTCCCGGCCATCCTGAAGGCGGCGAGGCTCAGGCCCTGCGCGCCTGCTATCGCTATCTGCGCGACCGATTCGCCAAATAG
- a CDS encoding DUF3597 domain-containing protein, translating to MSVLGSILGGIFKKKKEEAAPAAPAAPAPTATPVQPQVTAAAATAPQPAPEVDVAGILDFMNDQKAQKLNWRTSIVDLMKLVGLESSLAERKELADELGYTGDKSDSASMNIWLHAQVIQKIRDNGGRLPTDL from the coding sequence ATGAGCGTTCTCGGGTCCATCCTCGGCGGCATCTTCAAGAAGAAGAAGGAAGAGGCGGCTCCCGCCGCCCCAGCGGCGCCCGCGCCGACCGCGACGCCTGTCCAGCCCCAGGTCACGGCGGCCGCCGCCACCGCGCCCCAACCCGCGCCCGAGGTCGATGTCGCCGGCATCCTCGACTTCATGAACGACCAGAAGGCGCAGAAGCTGAACTGGCGCACCTCCATCGTCGATCTGATGAAGCTGGTCGGGCTGGAATCCTCGCTGGCCGAGCGCAAGGAACTGGCCGACGAGCTGGGCTATACCGGCGACAAGTCCGACAGCGCCTCGATGAACATCTGGCTGCACGCCCAGGTGATTCAGAAGATCCGTGACAACGGCGGCCGTCTGCCCACCGATCTCTGA